One segment of Amycolatopsis alba DSM 44262 DNA contains the following:
- a CDS encoding DUF3558 domain-containing protein translates to MRRTILLVSAITLVLTACSPSNNGTPNPTTGAANSSSANPASDVPRVQNSIDLARFKQAPCNSLSDLQAEELLGAPTDHKARDGNAGPACMWSIPSSSRPTVDVIFGRSPDGGTAKVYEAKGKAYELVEPIEPIDGYPLTIYDTKDERTSKGRCSVALGTSDTETVSISLEQSEANIGHKDPCDAARQAAVRVLATIRGGN, encoded by the coding sequence ATGCGCCGCACCATCCTTCTCGTCAGCGCCATCACGCTTGTCCTCACCGCGTGCTCACCCTCGAACAACGGCACTCCTAACCCGACCACCGGGGCAGCAAACTCGAGCTCGGCGAATCCGGCTTCTGACGTGCCAAGAGTCCAAAACTCGATCGACCTGGCACGGTTCAAACAGGCACCTTGCAACTCGCTAAGTGATCTCCAGGCTGAAGAGCTCCTCGGAGCCCCCACGGATCACAAGGCACGGGACGGCAATGCGGGCCCCGCCTGCATGTGGTCCATCCCGTCCTCTTCCCGGCCGACAGTTGACGTGATCTTCGGCAGGTCACCGGACGGAGGCACCGCAAAGGTCTACGAAGCCAAAGGGAAGGCTTACGAGCTCGTTGAACCGATCGAGCCGATCGATGGGTACCCGTTGACCATCTACGACACAAAGGATGAGCGCACGAGCAAGGGCCGCTGCTCGGTGGCGCTAGGAACCAGCGACACCGAGACGGTCAGCATCTCGCTGGAGCAGTCCGAGGCCAACATCGGCCACAAGGATCCCTGTGATGCAGCGCGCCAAGCGGCAGTCAGGGTGCTCGCCACCATCCGAGGGGGCAATTGA
- a CDS encoding PPE domain-containing protein produces MAAEGPLTAAQIYEQITKGDGTDSLSDAQQGAYNLAKRHQERMQRLTTLAQKTASGWQGGASDAAVAATKPLVEASMDDAMHLARAQNAITAQMDAFGSAKNSVKPVPPQPQPTAQDALDLMAGKPVGYFDKLKSYRDDSQHNIDTFSTYHAASTSNGDELPAQYAQLTDPGGSVTLDDGGSGKPTAKGFGDGSDGRRDPGIGEPYRGTGGPSGPNGPGTGAPGPGQGGPADSGPQPGQGPQPGQGPQPGQHLPGQQPGTHQQPDDGTRANSYTPPQTTPVVPPATNLDFGPNGRPPASYNPPGTFPPGYGPFGPGTGGPGVGGPGTGAPGTGGKAPGMAGGGFRGGVPGGTAGQPGMGGRSGAGMPGEGVGGRGTAGAAGAAGRGGANGMPMGAGAGRGGKGEEDKEKKAPAYLQNPDPDETFGGYTEKPMPPVIGEKKN; encoded by the coding sequence ATGGCCGCCGAAGGACCGCTCACCGCCGCTCAGATCTACGAGCAGATCACGAAGGGCGACGGCACTGACTCGCTCTCCGATGCTCAGCAAGGTGCCTACAACCTGGCCAAGCGGCATCAAGAGCGCATGCAGCGGCTCACGACGCTCGCCCAGAAGACCGCCTCGGGCTGGCAGGGCGGAGCCAGCGACGCTGCCGTAGCCGCGACGAAGCCACTCGTCGAGGCATCGATGGACGACGCCATGCATCTGGCGCGAGCTCAGAACGCCATCACAGCCCAGATGGACGCGTTCGGGTCCGCGAAGAACTCCGTCAAGCCGGTGCCGCCGCAGCCTCAGCCCACCGCTCAGGACGCGCTCGACCTGATGGCGGGCAAGCCTGTCGGCTACTTCGACAAGTTAAAGAGCTACCGGGACGACAGCCAGCACAACATCGATACCTTCTCGACTTACCACGCGGCCAGCACTTCCAACGGGGACGAGCTGCCCGCCCAGTACGCACAGCTCACCGACCCTGGCGGCAGCGTCACCCTGGACGACGGCGGCTCCGGGAAACCGACGGCGAAGGGGTTCGGCGACGGGTCCGACGGCAGGCGCGATCCCGGTATCGGCGAGCCTTACCGCGGCACGGGCGGGCCGAGTGGGCCGAACGGGCCGGGTACCGGCGCGCCCGGACCGGGGCAGGGCGGCCCCGCCGACAGCGGTCCGCAGCCGGGCCAGGGTCCGCAGCCCGGACAAGGCCCACAACCGGGCCAGCATCTGCCGGGCCAGCAGCCGGGCACGCACCAGCAGCCCGACGACGGCACCCGCGCGAATTCGTACACGCCGCCCCAGACCACACCGGTCGTACCACCGGCGACGAACCTCGACTTCGGGCCGAATGGCAGGCCTCCCGCCTCGTACAACCCGCCCGGCACCTTCCCGCCCGGCTACGGCCCGTTCGGTCCGGGAACCGGAGGGCCAGGGGTCGGCGGGCCAGGAACCGGAGCACCGGGAACGGGCGGCAAGGCGCCCGGAATGGCAGGCGGCGGCTTCCGAGGAGGCGTCCCAGGTGGCACGGCGGGGCAGCCCGGAATGGGTGGCCGGAGCGGCGCCGGGATGCCGGGCGAGGGCGTCGGCGGCAGGGGTACGGCGGGGGCAGCCGGGGCAGCCGGTCGTGGCGGCGCGAACGGGATGCCGATGGGGGCGGGCGCGGGTCGCGGCGGGAAGGGCGAGGAGGACAAGGAGAAGAAGGCTCCGGCCTACCTCCAGAACCCGGATCCGGACGAGACCTTCGGCGGCTACACCGAGAAGCCGATGCCGCCGGTGATCGGCGAGAAGAAGAACTAG